The following is a genomic window from Chitinophaga caseinilytica.
TCGCGGATAACGAAATTACCGGCGAAAATCCCTTTGCCCGGGCGCGCCTGCACCTGGGTGAGCCGCAGCTCGGAGGTTTGCAGCGAACGCCCCGACCCGTTGGTAAAAGTGCCCTTGAACCCCAGCCCGTCGATCTTCCGGTCGGCCTCAGGATTGAGGAACCAGGCGCTGTCGCAGCCAAAAGCCACTTCGATGAGCGGGAGGGTGTCTTTGGCCAGCGGACCTTTGATCCGGCCGTCGAAATAAATCCGGCCGTCGTACCGGAAAGGTTTCAGCATCGCCGCGGCGTCTCCCGGGATGAAAGCGGCCAGCAGGTTCATGTCGGGCTTATCTCCGCGGATGTGGAGGTCTACCTGCCCGGGGTCGTTCAGCACCATCGAGCCTTCCAGCCGGAAAGCCGCGTCCTGCAGGCGAACGCCGCCAGCGGGGAGCTGCAGCCGGCGCGTGATCTTATCGTAATCGGCCCGCAAATCCACCACCAGGTGTTTGTGCCGGAAGAAGGTCGTATCAGTTGGGCTCGTCACATCCAGCATGAAATCCGCATCCAGTCCCACCGTCATTTTTTTAGGGTCGGTACTGAAAGACGCGGTCAGCTTTTCGATATGCGATTGCACGCGCTGGCCGGAAATATGATCGAAGTAAGTCACTTCCATTTCCCGGATCACCAGTTTCTTCAGATCGAGTTGCAGCGCGGCGGTGTCGGATGCAGCGGCGGCGTTTCCATCGGATTTCATTTTCTTCGCTTCGGCGATATTCAGCGAACCGTTCTTGTTCCTCACCAGCGAAAGATAACCGCCCCGGAGAATGACGCGGCGGACGTTGTAATTACCCCTGAAAAGCCCTGGCAGACTGAATCCTGCATACACATGGTCTACCTGGTACAGCGGTTTTCCCTTCCGCGATTTGTCTCCATAAAAATGCACGCCATGCAACGCGATGGAAATATTTGGGAAGTTCCGCAGCAGGTCGATATTGCTTTTCTCCACCGTCAGTTCTCCCGGAAACTGCTTGTTCAGCTCCGAAATCGCCATGGCAGTGATGCGCCGTTGCTGCGTATACAAAATCACGACGGCAGACAGCACTAAAAACAGGAACACGGAAATGGTGACAAGCAGGAAACGGACGATCCGTTTTTTCGCCGGAAAGGAAATGCGCATGGTTCTTAAACTCGTTTTTCGCTCGCTAAACGGAGGCGTAGACAGCATGGTGGCGCCCGGGAAACTGGGCGTGTTTTTCAGCAATGCCGCAAAAATAGCACATCCCGCCCATAATACATGTTAATAAAAAGCAAAATGTGTTTCTCGGAAATGAACGGTGGATGAAAAATCGCTATATTAAACGTATGCAACATTCAGGCGTAATCATCATCGGCGCGGGGCTTTCGGGGCTCGTGGCCGCGGCAGAACTGGCGGAAGCCGGGATCCGGGTTTTGCTGCTCGACCAGGAAAGCGAACGGCATCTGGGCGGACAGGCGTTTTGGTCGCTCGGCGGATTGTTTATGGTGGATACGCCCATGCAGCGGCGGATGGGCATCCGCGACAGCCTCGGCCTGGCAATGCAGGACTGGATGGGCACCGCGGCGTTCGACCGGCCGGAAGACCATTGGCCGCGCAAATGGGCGGAGGCGTACGTGAATTTCGCCGCTACGGAAAAATACGAGTGGTTGAAGGCGCGTGGATTGAAATTTTTCCCGGTGGTGGGATGGGCGGAGCGGGGAGGGTACGGGGCGGTGGGGCACGGCAATTCCGTTCCTCGGTTCCATGTGACCTGGGGCACTGGGCCCGGTGTAGTGGAGCCTTTCGCCAATCGAGTGCTGGAAGCGGAAAAGAAAGGTTTGGTGGAAATCAGGTTCCGGCACCGGGTAGAAGAGTTGATCGTCGAGAATGGTGTGGCCAGGGGTGTGAGGGGCGTGGAACTGGGACCGTCTGTAGCGGCGCGGGGCGAGAAAAGCCCGGACGACGTTTTGGGGGATTTCCATTTTTCGGCAGACCATATCATCATCACATCTGGCGGCATCGGCGCCAATCACGAGCTGGTGCGCAAGAACTGGCCCGCCCGCCTGGGGCCTGCCCCGAAGCACATGGTTTCCGGTGTGCCGGAGCATGTAGACGGGCGAATGCTGGGCGTGGCGGAGAAAGCGGGCGCCAACCTCATCAATCCCGACCGGATGTGGCATTACACGGAAGGCATCGCCAACTGGTCGCCCATCTGGAAAAATCACGGCATCCGCATATTGCCCGGCCCCTCGTCCATCTGGCTCGACGCCGCCGGCAACCGGCTCCCCGTGCCGCTGTTCCCCGGGTTCGATACGCTGGGAACGCTGGAACATCTCGGGCATACGGGGCATGATCATTCCTGGTTCATCCTCAATCAGAAAATCATCAAAAAGGAATTCGCGTTATCCGGCTCCGAGCAAAATCCCGATCTTACGGGGAAAGACTGGAAACTGGTCGTGAAGCGCGCTTTCGGGAAAAAGGCCACCGCGCCCGTGGAAGCGTTCAAGGAACATGGCGCCGATTTCGTAGTGGCGGATACGTTACACGAACTGGTGGCCGGCATGAACCGCCTGTCGCCCGATCTGCCGCTGGATTTCGCTTCCATCGAAAAAATCCTCACCGCCCGTGATAACGAACTGCAAAACGGGTTCTGCAAAGACGCGCAGATCATGGCCATCCGCAACGCCCGCCGCTACCTCGGCGACCGCCTCATCCGCACGGCCCCTTTGCATAAAATCCTCGATCCCGCCGCCGGGCCCCTCATCGCCGTGAAACTCCATATCCTCACGCGCAAAACCCTCGGCGGCCTGGAAACCGATCTCAACGCCAACGTGCTTCGCGCAGGCGGTGAGCGCATCGGCGGCCTCTACGCGGCCGGTGAAGCCGCGGGCTTCGGTGGCGGCGGAATGCACGGGTACCGCGCGCTGGAAGGGACTTTCCTCGGCGGTTGCATCTTTTCCGGAAGAACGGCCGCCCGCGCTATTATCGCCGCAAAATAAAGACGAAGTTTTGGGAAGTCCGGAATGACGGTCGGGCCGGGAATTTCGCGGGTTTGTCCATGTATGGGAACATCCATGTTGCGCCGGGAATTAACTTCCCCCGCAAAACCCCTCAGCGATGGAAAAAATAACGGCCACATGGTGGCATCCAGAAGATAAGCTCATTCATACCCGCATCAGCGGACAAGTAGACGCAGCCGATGTTTCAACCTGGGCTAGTTCCTTACGGCAAGTCCTTGAAAACGTGGAAGACGGCGGTTCGTTCAAGATTTTCGTAGACCTGCACGGATTCAAGGCCGTGGATTTCGATACGCACAAAAAGTTCCGCGACATCGTGCCGCTCACACTGGCGGCGTATGGCTGGCGCGTGGGTTACCTGGATTTGTTCGAAGAGGCGAACGGCCTGCCGTTGTACAATACGCGCGGCATCCGCTGCTTCGCCGCTGCACATGCGCACCAGGACGAAACGAAGATCGCGTTGTACGAAGAGCGGTACAGCCGGCCGCAGGAACATTTCTTCACCGATCCGGGCGCCGCGGCAAAGTGGATCCGTTCCGTTCACGAATAAACAGATGAATATTGAATTGCAAAACATTGCCGGGCCGGACTGCTGCCCGGCAATGCCGTTTTGGGTGGATATGGATTATTCGGCCGTTGCCGGATCGATGATCGCACTGATCTCGTGGATAGCTGTGGCGGGGAAGCCGCCTTTTTGGGCATGCTCGCGGATCAGTGCTTCGTTGGGCGAAATGTAAATGCAGAAGATTTTGTCGCCCGTAACGTAACTATGCACCCACTGGATGGAGGGCCCAAGCTCGGACAATACGCCGCAGGAAGTCTGTGAAACAGCCTTCAATTGCTCCGGGGTCAGTTTGCCGGCGCCCGGTAAATCTCGTTCAATGACATATTTAGGCATAATACAATGGGGTTGGTCCGCGGGCAAAAAAGTGGGACCATGCTGATGTATGCGCGTTTCCCGCGGAGGTGAGGCGATCGGGAGTACCCGAATGTACGAAGATCCTGCTACATCCTGCATGTTACAGGGCGCTGTTAGCAAAACGTTAAAGAACAGCCGTTTGCCGTAAATGTCGTAAATTTGATATCGATTTTTTAGGATAATATTATCAGAAGCGACTATATGAACAACG
Proteins encoded in this region:
- a CDS encoding FAD-binding dehydrogenase, which encodes MQHSGVIIIGAGLSGLVAAAELAEAGIRVLLLDQESERHLGGQAFWSLGGLFMVDTPMQRRMGIRDSLGLAMQDWMGTAAFDRPEDHWPRKWAEAYVNFAATEKYEWLKARGLKFFPVVGWAERGGYGAVGHGNSVPRFHVTWGTGPGVVEPFANRVLEAEKKGLVEIRFRHRVEELIVENGVARGVRGVELGPSVAARGEKSPDDVLGDFHFSADHIIITSGGIGANHELVRKNWPARLGPAPKHMVSGVPEHVDGRMLGVAEKAGANLINPDRMWHYTEGIANWSPIWKNHGIRILPGPSSIWLDAAGNRLPVPLFPGFDTLGTLEHLGHTGHDHSWFILNQKIIKKEFALSGSEQNPDLTGKDWKLVVKRAFGKKATAPVEAFKEHGADFVVADTLHELVAGMNRLSPDLPLDFASIEKILTARDNELQNGFCKDAQIMAIRNARRYLGDRLIRTAPLHKILDPAAGPLIAVKLHILTRKTLGGLETDLNANVLRAGGERIGGLYAAGEAAGFGGGGMHGYRALEGTFLGGCIFSGRTAARAIIAAK
- a CDS encoding DUF4242 domain-containing protein, with amino-acid sequence MPKYVIERDLPGAGKLTPEQLKAVSQTSCGVLSELGPSIQWVHSYVTGDKIFCIYISPNEALIREHAQKGGFPATAIHEISAIIDPATAE